The Takifugu rubripes chromosome 3, fTakRub1.2, whole genome shotgun sequence genome contains a region encoding:
- the cd34 gene encoding uncharacterized protein cd34 isoform X1 — translation MAAPMWRMNGVWKRMAGVVLLCTLLLCNDVMCQDDAEANITDAPATAGSVVPTDAPTMAMSLDVTTAPAAGSTVAIDRTLVGSTEVSLVASKIPNVDASGMTAAPSVEETVPATAETNSFSVSCVEPDEVTNTRHILVEVTTADCEETKRIIEDHPFVWCKERSCDLKLYQNGKNLHAGSEEVEVVTLKKAFYDGPLKDKLTRSGSSSDSSVFVGVLVSGLLAAVALTVGYCKCQRRSEPKGVRLAEEPYQVDQENQGNTLVSVAPLNPPPETPEKPSVNGESPEAVKTEPTPPTNGHSTTNTADTEM, via the exons ATGGCTGCGCCCATGTGGAGAATGAATGGAGTCTGGAAGAGGATGGCTGGAgttgtgctgctctgcactcttctcctctgca ACGATGTGATGTGTCAGGATGATGCAGAAGCAAATATTACAGATGCACCAGCGACTGCAGGCTCTG TAGTGCCGACAGATGCCCCCACCATGGCTATGTCTCTAGACGTCACCACCGCCCCCGCTGCAGGCTCCACCGTTGCTATCGACAGAACTTTGGTCGGTTCTACAGAGGTGTCGCTTGTAGCTTCGAAAATCCCGAATGTAGACGCCTCAGGGATGACTGCTGCCCCCAGCGTTGAAGAGACGGTGCCTGCAACAGCTGAGACCAACTCA TTTAGCGTGAGCTGTGTTGAGCCGGATGAAGTCACAAATACACGCCATATCTTGGTCGAGGTGACGACGGCTGATTGT GAAGAAACAAAGCGGATTATTGAAGATCACCCTTTTGTCTGGTGCAAGGAACGATCGTGTGACTTGAAACTGTATCAAAATGGCAAAAACCTGCACGCAGGCAGTGAAGAAG TTGAAGTCGTTACTCTGAAAAAGGCGTTTTACGATGGACCGCTGAAAGACAAG CTGACGAGGTCCGGTTCATCATCGGATTCCTCCGTTTTTGTTGGCGTGCTGGTCTCCGGTCTGCTTGCGGCTGTTGCTCTCACCGTCGGCTACTGCAAATGCCAGCGCAGGTCTGAACCCAAAGGAGTGAGGCTG GCAGAAGAACCCTATCAGGTGGACCAAGAGAACCAGGGCAACACTCTTGTGTCCGTGGCGCCTCTCAACCCCCCACCAGAGACCCCGGAGAAGCCCAGTGTAAATGGAGAGTCCCCGGAGGCGGTCAAGACCGAGCCCACCCCTCCAACCAACGGCCACTCCACCACCAACACAGCAGACACAGAGATGTGA
- the cd34 gene encoding uncharacterized protein cd34 isoform X2 yields MAAPMWRMNGVWKRMAGVVLLCTLLLCNDVMCQDDAEANITDAPATAGSVPTDAPTMAMSLDVTTAPAAGSTVAIDRTLVGSTEVSLVASKIPNVDASGMTAAPSVEETVPATAETNSFSVSCVEPDEVTNTRHILVEVTTADCEETKRIIEDHPFVWCKERSCDLKLYQNGKNLHAGSEEVEVVTLKKAFYDGPLKDKLTRSGSSSDSSVFVGVLVSGLLAAVALTVGYCKCQRRSEPKGVRLAEEPYQVDQENQGNTLVSVAPLNPPPETPEKPSVNGESPEAVKTEPTPPTNGHSTTNTADTEM; encoded by the exons ATGGCTGCGCCCATGTGGAGAATGAATGGAGTCTGGAAGAGGATGGCTGGAgttgtgctgctctgcactcttctcctctgca ACGATGTGATGTGTCAGGATGATGCAGAAGCAAATATTACAGATGCACCAGCGACTGCAGGCTCTG TGCCGACAGATGCCCCCACCATGGCTATGTCTCTAGACGTCACCACCGCCCCCGCTGCAGGCTCCACCGTTGCTATCGACAGAACTTTGGTCGGTTCTACAGAGGTGTCGCTTGTAGCTTCGAAAATCCCGAATGTAGACGCCTCAGGGATGACTGCTGCCCCCAGCGTTGAAGAGACGGTGCCTGCAACAGCTGAGACCAACTCA TTTAGCGTGAGCTGTGTTGAGCCGGATGAAGTCACAAATACACGCCATATCTTGGTCGAGGTGACGACGGCTGATTGT GAAGAAACAAAGCGGATTATTGAAGATCACCCTTTTGTCTGGTGCAAGGAACGATCGTGTGACTTGAAACTGTATCAAAATGGCAAAAACCTGCACGCAGGCAGTGAAGAAG TTGAAGTCGTTACTCTGAAAAAGGCGTTTTACGATGGACCGCTGAAAGACAAG CTGACGAGGTCCGGTTCATCATCGGATTCCTCCGTTTTTGTTGGCGTGCTGGTCTCCGGTCTGCTTGCGGCTGTTGCTCTCACCGTCGGCTACTGCAAATGCCAGCGCAGGTCTGAACCCAAAGGAGTGAGGCTG GCAGAAGAACCCTATCAGGTGGACCAAGAGAACCAGGGCAACACTCTTGTGTCCGTGGCGCCTCTCAACCCCCCACCAGAGACCCCGGAGAAGCCCAGTGTAAATGGAGAGTCCCCGGAGGCGGTCAAGACCGAGCCCACCCCTCCAACCAACGGCCACTCCACCACCAACACAGCAGACACAGAGATGTGA